From a single Nitrospiraceae bacterium genomic region:
- a CDS encoding TOBE domain-containing protein, giving the protein MKLSARNQYQGTVTHIKEGAAMAEVTVKVGNLEFVAAITEGSVKNMGLKVHDGVTVAVKATEVMVGK; this is encoded by the coding sequence ATGAAACTCAGCGCACGCAATCAATATCAGGGGACCGTTACCCACATTAAGGAAGGGGCGGCGATGGCGGAGGTGACCGTGAAAGTCGGTAACCTGGAATTTGTAGCCGCGATCACGGAAGGTTCGGTCAAGAACATGGGGTTGAAAGTGCACGATGGAGTGACGGTTGCAGTGAAGGCGACCGAAGTTATGGTCGGAAAATAG
- a CDS encoding TOBE domain-containing protein translates to MQRYQSDRGDVLTAKEAAKYVRLTLATFYRYIWEGKIQAPKIGGRYRFKKSLLDLWLGKKKSGTEDMSGRNKLVGKIIAIKRDAIMAQVDIDIGSHKITAVITRDALDELGVHVGDTAMALVKATEVMVVKD, encoded by the coding sequence GTGCAGAGATATCAATCAGACCGCGGGGATGTGCTCACGGCAAAAGAGGCAGCCAAATATGTCAGGCTGACGTTAGCCACGTTCTACCGCTATATCTGGGAAGGCAAAATTCAGGCGCCCAAGATCGGAGGCCGATACCGGTTCAAGAAGTCACTGCTTGACCTGTGGCTCGGGAAAAAGAAGTCCGGCACCGAAGACATGAGCGGACGAAACAAGCTGGTGGGGAAAATCATCGCAATCAAACGCGATGCAATCATGGCACAAGTCGATATCGACATCGGTTCACACAAGATTACGGCCGTGATTACCAGAGATGCCCTTGACGAGCTGGGGGTTCACGTGGGTGATACGGCGATGGCCCTCGTCAAAGCAACCGAGGTTATGGTCGTCAAAGACTAA